From Micromonospora rifamycinica, a single genomic window includes:
- the fabG gene encoding beta-ketoacyl-ACP reductase — MARTVLVTGGNRGIGLAIAQAFAKQGDRVAVTHRSGDAPAGLFGVRCDVTDPASVDAAFTAIEAELGPVEVLVSNAGITDDTLLMRMSEEQFTGVVDTNLTGAFRCAKRASSKMLRAKWGRMIFISSVIGLYGGAGQVNYAASKAGLVGVARSITRELGSRNITANVVAPGFIDTEMTASLPEDRRTEYRKVIPAGRFADPDEVAGVVTWLASDAAGYISGAVIPVDGGLGMGH; from the coding sequence GTGGCCCGCACCGTGCTGGTGACCGGCGGCAACCGGGGAATCGGACTGGCCATCGCGCAGGCCTTCGCCAAGCAGGGTGACCGGGTGGCGGTCACACACCGCAGTGGCGACGCCCCGGCGGGGCTGTTCGGGGTCCGCTGCGACGTCACCGACCCCGCCTCCGTCGACGCCGCCTTCACCGCCATCGAGGCCGAGCTGGGGCCGGTCGAGGTGCTGGTGTCCAACGCCGGCATCACCGACGACACGCTGCTCATGCGGATGTCCGAGGAGCAGTTCACCGGGGTGGTCGACACCAACCTGACCGGTGCCTTCCGCTGCGCCAAGCGGGCCTCGTCCAAGATGCTCCGGGCCAAGTGGGGCCGGATGATCTTCATCTCCTCGGTGATCGGGCTCTACGGCGGCGCCGGCCAGGTCAACTACGCCGCCAGCAAGGCCGGCCTGGTGGGGGTGGCCCGCTCGATCACCCGGGAGCTGGGCAGCCGCAACATCACCGCCAACGTCGTCGCCCCGGGCTTCATCGACACCGAGATGACGGCCAGCCTGCCCGAGGACCGGCGCACCGAGTACCGCAAGGTCATCCCCGCCGGTCGGTTCGCCGATCCGGACGAGGTCGCCGGGGTGGTCACCTGGCTCGCCTCGGACGCCGCCGGCTACATCTCCGGCGCCGTCATCCCGGTCGACGGCGGCCTCGGCATGGGCCACTGA
- the fabI gene encoding enoyl-ACP reductase FabI, translated as MSGLLAGKRLLVTGVITEASIAFSVAKLAQENGAQVVLTGYGRLSLVERIARRLPQPAPIIELDVTNPEQLAGLADQVRKHVDGLDGVVHSIGFAPQSCLGGGFLDAAWEDVATALQVSTYSYKSLAMAALPLMSPGGAVVGLTFDATKAWPVYDWMGVAKAGLESVSRYLAVHLGRQGIRSNLVAAGPLRTMAAKSIPGFEQFEQAWTERSPLGWSLTDQEPAARACLALMSDWFPATTGEIVHVDGGYHVLGA; from the coding sequence ATGTCAGGACTGCTCGCCGGCAAGCGGCTGCTGGTCACCGGCGTCATCACCGAAGCCTCGATCGCCTTCTCGGTGGCCAAGCTCGCCCAGGAGAACGGCGCCCAGGTCGTGCTCACCGGTTACGGCCGGCTGTCGCTGGTCGAGCGGATCGCCCGGCGGCTGCCCCAACCGGCACCGATCATCGAGCTGGACGTGACCAACCCGGAGCAGCTCGCCGGCCTGGCCGACCAGGTGCGCAAGCACGTCGACGGCCTCGACGGGGTGGTCCACTCGATCGGCTTCGCCCCGCAGAGCTGCCTCGGCGGCGGCTTCCTCGACGCCGCCTGGGAGGACGTGGCGACCGCCCTGCAGGTCTCCACGTACTCCTACAAGTCGCTGGCCATGGCCGCCCTGCCGCTGATGTCGCCGGGCGGCGCGGTGGTCGGCCTCACCTTCGACGCCACCAAGGCCTGGCCGGTCTACGACTGGATGGGCGTGGCCAAGGCGGGGCTGGAGTCCGTCTCCCGCTACCTCGCGGTGCACCTGGGCCGGCAGGGCATCCGCAGCAACCTGGTCGCCGCCGGGCCGCTGCGCACCATGGCGGCGAAGTCCATCCCCGGCTTCGAGCAGTTCGAGCAGGCGTGGACCGAGCGCTCCCCGCTCGGTTGGAGCCTCACGGACCAGGAGCCGGCCGCCCGCGCCTGCCTGGCGCTGATGTCGGACTGGTTCCCGGCCACCACCGGCGAGATCGTCCACGTCGACGGCGGGTACCACGTCCTCGGCGCCTGA
- a CDS encoding ferrochelatase, whose product MSYDALVLVSFGGPERPEDVLPFLQNVTRGRGVPPERLAEVAEHYLHFGGVSPINQQCRELLAAIRADFAAHGVQLPVYWGNRNWDPMLADTVAQLRDDGVQRALAFVTSAFGGYSSCRQYQEDIAAARAAVGPDAPVIEKLRQFWDHPGFVDPHADAVRSALETLDPARRNTTRIVFTAHSIPSSAAATAGPHGGRYTAQLEETARLVHAAAAPDLPYDLVWQSRSGPPQVPWLEPDVNDHLTALAGQGVTGVVVSPIGFVSDHLEVAWDLDTEAAETAGRLGLDFVRAGTPGTDPRFVTMVRELVAERTTPDGERLRRRLGELPMWDTCPTPCCVSAARRP is encoded by the coding sequence ATGTCGTACGACGCATTGGTGCTGGTCTCCTTCGGCGGCCCGGAACGGCCCGAGGATGTGCTGCCCTTCCTCCAGAACGTGACCCGGGGGCGGGGGGTGCCGCCCGAGCGGCTGGCCGAGGTCGCCGAGCACTACCTGCACTTCGGCGGGGTCTCCCCGATCAACCAGCAGTGCCGTGAGTTGCTCGCGGCGATCCGGGCGGACTTCGCCGCCCACGGCGTGCAGCTGCCGGTCTACTGGGGCAACCGGAACTGGGATCCGATGCTCGCCGACACCGTCGCGCAACTGCGCGACGACGGCGTCCAGCGGGCGCTGGCGTTCGTCACCAGCGCGTTCGGCGGCTACTCGTCCTGCCGGCAGTACCAGGAGGACATCGCCGCCGCGCGGGCCGCCGTCGGCCCGGACGCCCCGGTGATCGAGAAGCTGCGGCAGTTCTGGGACCATCCCGGCTTCGTCGACCCGCACGCCGACGCAGTGCGTTCCGCACTGGAGACGCTGGACCCGGCCCGGCGGAACACCACCCGGATCGTCTTCACCGCCCACTCCATCCCCAGCTCGGCGGCGGCCACCGCCGGCCCGCACGGCGGCCGGTACACCGCCCAGCTCGAAGAGACCGCCCGTCTGGTGCACGCCGCCGCCGCGCCCGACCTGCCGTACGACCTGGTCTGGCAGAGCCGCTCCGGCCCGCCGCAGGTGCCGTGGCTGGAGCCGGACGTCAACGACCACCTGACCGCCCTCGCCGGGCAGGGGGTGACCGGGGTGGTGGTCAGCCCGATCGGGTTCGTCTCGGACCACCTGGAAGTGGCCTGGGACCTCGACACCGAGGCCGCGGAGACGGCCGGGCGGTTGGGCCTGGACTTCGTCCGGGCCGGCACCCCCGGCACCGACCCGAGGTTCGTGACCATGGTGCGCGAGCTGGTGGCCGAACGCACCACGCCCGACGGGGAGCGGCTGCGCCGCCGGCTCGGCGAGCTGCCCATGTGGGACACCTGCCCCACCCCGTGCTGCGTGTCGGCCGCCCGCCGCCCCTGA
- a CDS encoding HAD-IIA family hydrolase gives MGHLPHPVLRVGRPPPLMTTRPPRNPLGRQMLDRKPVQSWLTDMDGVLVHEGQPVPGAPEFVNRLRASGKPFLVLTNNSIYTPRDLQARLTRMGFEVPEEAIWTAALATAQFLADQRPGGTAYVIGEAGLTTALHAVGYVLTDFAPDYVVLGETRTYSFEAITKAVRLINDGARFICTNPDVTGPSVEGALPAAGSVAAMISKATGVEPYFVGKPNPMMMRSALNTINAHSESTAMIGDRMDTDILCGLEAGLETILVLTGISTRAETERYPYRPSRIVDSVLDLIDEI, from the coding sequence GTGGGACACCTGCCCCACCCCGTGCTGCGTGTCGGCCGCCCGCCGCCCCTGATGACGACCCGCCCTCCCCGAAACCCCCTGGGACGACAGATGCTTGACCGCAAACCGGTGCAGAGCTGGCTCACCGACATGGACGGCGTGCTGGTGCACGAGGGCCAGCCGGTTCCCGGCGCCCCGGAGTTCGTCAACCGGCTCCGGGCGTCCGGCAAACCCTTCCTGGTGCTGACCAACAACTCCATCTACACCCCGCGCGACCTCCAGGCCCGGCTCACCCGGATGGGGTTCGAGGTGCCCGAGGAGGCGATCTGGACGGCGGCGCTGGCCACCGCCCAGTTCCTCGCCGACCAGCGGCCGGGTGGCACCGCGTACGTGATCGGGGAGGCGGGGCTGACCACGGCGCTGCACGCGGTCGGCTACGTGCTGACCGACTTCGCTCCGGACTACGTGGTGCTGGGGGAGACCCGCACCTACAGCTTCGAGGCGATCACCAAGGCGGTCCGGCTGATCAACGACGGGGCCCGGTTCATCTGCACCAACCCGGACGTCACCGGCCCGTCGGTCGAGGGCGCGCTGCCGGCCGCCGGTTCGGTCGCCGCGATGATCTCCAAGGCGACCGGGGTGGAGCCGTACTTCGTCGGCAAGCCGAACCCGATGATGATGCGTTCCGCGCTGAACACCATCAACGCGCACTCGGAGAGCACCGCGATGATCGGCGACCGGATGGACACCGACATCCTGTGCGGCCTGGAGGCGGGCCTGGAGACCATCCTGGTGCTCACCGGGATCAGCACCCGGGCCGAGACGGAACGCTACCCGTACCGGCCGTCGCGGATCGTCGACTCGGTGCTCGACCTGATCGACGAGATCTGA
- a CDS encoding DUF3097 domain-containing protein, protein MAGRYGEDVLAGDWRRRKVTPEVDAEVDLVVEDADSGFCGAVVGFESGAVVLEDRHGRRRVFPLRPAAFLLDGAPVTLRRPVRAPVPAARRRTASGSVAVADVRARVAKASRIWVEGVHDAALVERIWGDDLRIEGVVVEPLDGIDALDAEVRGFAPGPGRRLGVLVDHLVPGSKESRIVARVDSPYVLVTGHPYVDVWQAVRPAALGIRAWPVVPPGRPWKEGVCAALGVAEPAEMWRRILSRVDSFADVETPLITAMERLIDFVTEPD, encoded by the coding sequence ATGGCGGGGCGATACGGCGAGGACGTGCTGGCGGGCGACTGGCGACGACGGAAGGTCACCCCCGAGGTCGACGCGGAGGTGGACCTCGTGGTGGAGGACGCCGACTCGGGGTTCTGCGGTGCGGTGGTCGGATTCGAGTCGGGTGCGGTGGTGCTGGAGGACCGGCACGGCCGGCGGCGGGTCTTCCCCCTGCGGCCCGCCGCGTTCCTGCTTGACGGGGCGCCGGTGACCCTGCGCCGGCCGGTCCGCGCCCCGGTGCCGGCCGCCCGGCGGCGTACCGCCTCCGGATCGGTCGCCGTGGCCGATGTCCGGGCGCGGGTGGCCAAGGCGAGCCGGATCTGGGTCGAGGGCGTGCACGACGCCGCCCTGGTGGAACGGATCTGGGGCGACGACCTGCGGATCGAGGGCGTGGTGGTGGAGCCGCTGGACGGCATCGACGCCCTCGACGCCGAGGTACGCGGCTTCGCCCCCGGCCCCGGCCGCCGGCTCGGGGTGCTCGTCGACCATCTGGTGCCCGGTTCCAAGGAGAGCCGGATCGTGGCCCGGGTGGACTCCCCGTACGTGCTGGTCACCGGCCATCCGTACGTCGACGTGTGGCAGGCGGTCAGACCGGCGGCGCTGGGCATCCGGGCCTGGCCGGTGGTGCCGCCGGGCCGGCCGTGGAAGGAGGGCGTCTGCGCGGCCCTCGGGGTGGCCGAGCCGGCCGAGATGTGGCGGCGCATCCTGTCCCGGGTGGACAGCTTCGCCGACGTGGAGACGCCGCTGATCACCGCGATGGAACGCCTGATCGACTTCGTGACCGAACCCGACTGA
- a CDS encoding serine hydrolase domain-containing protein produces the protein MTLLAETARRIDTLVAQAQATGRTPSLALGVVRDGALVHLAAAGDHPRPDADLQYRVGSITKTMTATLLLRERDAGRLTLDDPLDRYLPDTAVGGLTLRQFLGHASGLHREPDGPWWERTEGTDLATLVAGLTTDKIGYPAWRGYHYSNLAYGLLGGVLERVTGTPWAELLTTRILDPLGMRRTTYHPTEPYAPGYVVHPWHDTLREEPRTDTGAMAPAGQLWSTVTDLARWAAFLADPTDEVLAADTLTEMCTPVMINDLDSWRGGHGLGLELYREGDRVYVGHGGSMPGYVAALTVHRPSRTAVVGYANSYGFRAGHIGGLSRQLLTLVLDAEPAPVTPWRPAAAPPPAELAELTGRWWWMGIEYEVRADPAGELWAGRVGNPTLRFTREGPDRWRGRSGEQNSELLAVLRDPAGRAVGLDIGTFVFTRTPDQEP, from the coding sequence GTGACCCTGCTCGCCGAGACCGCCCGCCGGATCGACACCCTGGTGGCGCAGGCTCAGGCCACCGGGCGTACGCCCTCGTTGGCGCTGGGCGTCGTGCGCGACGGCGCCCTGGTGCACCTGGCCGCCGCCGGCGACCACCCGCGCCCGGACGCCGACCTCCAGTACCGGGTGGGCTCGATCACCAAGACGATGACCGCAACGCTGCTGCTGCGGGAACGCGACGCCGGCCGGCTCACCCTCGACGACCCGCTGGACCGGTACCTGCCGGACACCGCCGTCGGCGGGCTCACCCTGCGCCAGTTCCTCGGCCACGCCAGCGGCCTGCACCGCGAGCCCGACGGGCCGTGGTGGGAACGCACCGAGGGCACCGACCTGGCCACCCTGGTGGCCGGCCTGACCACGGACAAGATCGGCTACCCCGCCTGGCGCGGCTACCACTACTCCAACCTGGCGTACGGGCTGCTCGGCGGGGTGCTGGAGCGGGTCACCGGCACACCCTGGGCGGAGCTGCTGACCACCCGGATCCTCGACCCGCTGGGCATGCGGCGCACCACCTACCACCCCACCGAGCCGTACGCGCCGGGCTACGTGGTGCACCCGTGGCACGACACCCTGCGGGAGGAGCCGCGCACCGACACCGGGGCGATGGCCCCCGCCGGGCAGCTCTGGTCGACGGTGACCGACCTGGCCCGCTGGGCGGCGTTCCTCGCCGACCCCACCGACGAGGTGCTGGCCGCCGACACCCTCACCGAGATGTGCACCCCGGTGATGATCAACGACCTGGACTCCTGGCGCGGCGGCCACGGCCTGGGGCTGGAGCTGTACCGCGAGGGCGACCGGGTGTACGTGGGCCACGGCGGCTCGATGCCCGGCTACGTGGCCGCGCTGACCGTGCACCGGCCCAGCCGGACCGCCGTGGTCGGCTACGCCAACTCGTACGGCTTCCGCGCCGGGCACATCGGCGGGCTGTCCCGGCAGCTGCTCACCCTGGTCCTGGACGCCGAACCGGCACCGGTCACCCCGTGGCGGCCGGCGGCCGCGCCTCCGCCGGCGGAGCTGGCCGAGCTGACCGGCCGCTGGTGGTGGATGGGCATCGAGTACGAGGTCCGCGCCGACCCGGCCGGTGAGCTGTGGGCCGGCCGGGTCGGTAACCCGACGCTGCGGTTCACCCGGGAGGGACCGGACCGCTGGCGGGGCCGCTCCGGCGAGCAGAACAGCGAACTACTCGCCGTGCTCCGCGACCCGGCCGGGCGGGCGGTGGGCCTGGACATCGGCACCTTCGTCTTCACCCGCACCCCTGACCAGGAGCCCTGA
- a CDS encoding NfeD family protein — protein sequence MDAVVWIVLGVLLAVAEIFTTTLFLIMFAVGAFAAAGAAALGAPVAVQAVVFAVVSALTVALARPTIRRHMRPSVDSGEQPFGVQALEGATALVIEQVDTERGMVKIDGELWTARPYDATQTFAPGVRVQVIKVQGATALVWQDDISSPGELPEEKR from the coding sequence GTGGACGCCGTGGTGTGGATCGTGCTGGGTGTGCTGTTGGCCGTCGCCGAGATCTTCACGACGACGCTGTTCCTGATCATGTTCGCGGTCGGCGCGTTCGCCGCCGCCGGGGCCGCCGCGCTGGGTGCGCCCGTCGCCGTGCAGGCGGTGGTCTTCGCCGTGGTGTCGGCGCTGACGGTGGCGCTCGCCCGACCCACCATCCGTCGGCACATGCGGCCGTCGGTGGACAGCGGCGAGCAGCCGTTCGGGGTGCAGGCGCTGGAGGGCGCCACCGCGCTGGTGATCGAGCAGGTCGATACCGAGCGGGGCATGGTGAAGATCGACGGCGAGTTGTGGACGGCGCGTCCGTACGACGCGACGCAGACCTTCGCGCCCGGTGTGCGGGTGCAGGTGATAAAGGTCCAGGGCGCCACCGCCCTGGTGTGGCAGGACGACATTTCCTCCCCCGGTGAGCTGCCGGAAGAGAAAAGGTGA
- a CDS encoding SPFH domain-containing protein, with protein MEFLAVLLVAVALIIVVTLAKAVRIVPQQRQDVVERLGKYKSTLNPGLNLLVPFVDAVRTKVDMREQVVSFPPQPVITSDNLVVSIDTVLYYKVVDSVRATYEIANFIQAIEQLTVTTLRNVIGSLDLERALTSREEINRHLSGVLDETTGRWGIKVTRVEIKAIEPPPSIRDSMEKQMRAERDRRAAILNAEGHKQSQILTAEGEKQAAVLRADGDRQARILQAEGQAKAIRTVFDAIHTANPSQKVLAYQYLQALPQIANGTANKVWIVPAELTKALEGMGGALGGLSQMVGDEPAPEAKRTASEVEREAAEAARAAASAAQQIHDEVRVAEAQATGGNVPQGLPAPEPVSPASLVSDPADQRERA; from the coding sequence ATGGAATTTCTAGCGGTCCTGTTGGTGGCCGTAGCGTTGATCATAGTGGTGACGCTGGCGAAGGCGGTGCGGATCGTGCCGCAGCAGCGTCAGGACGTGGTGGAGCGGCTCGGCAAGTACAAGAGCACGCTGAACCCGGGCCTGAACCTGCTGGTCCCGTTCGTCGACGCGGTGCGTACCAAGGTCGACATGCGGGAGCAGGTGGTCAGCTTCCCGCCGCAGCCGGTGATCACCTCCGACAACCTGGTGGTGTCGATCGACACCGTCCTCTACTACAAGGTGGTCGACTCGGTCCGGGCCACCTACGAGATCGCCAACTTCATCCAGGCGATCGAGCAGCTGACCGTCACGACGCTGCGTAACGTGATCGGCTCGCTCGACCTGGAGCGGGCGCTGACCAGCCGGGAGGAGATCAACCGGCACCTCTCCGGCGTGCTCGACGAGACCACCGGCCGGTGGGGCATCAAGGTCACCCGCGTGGAGATCAAGGCGATCGAGCCGCCGCCGAGCATCCGCGACTCGATGGAGAAGCAGATGCGCGCCGAGCGGGACCGCCGGGCCGCCATCCTCAACGCCGAGGGGCACAAGCAGTCGCAGATCCTCACCGCCGAGGGTGAGAAGCAGGCGGCGGTGCTGCGCGCCGACGGTGACCGGCAGGCCCGCATCCTCCAGGCCGAAGGTCAGGCGAAGGCGATCCGGACGGTCTTCGACGCGATCCACACCGCCAACCCGAGCCAGAAGGTGCTGGCCTACCAGTACCTCCAGGCGCTGCCGCAGATCGCCAACGGCACGGCCAACAAGGTCTGGATCGTCCCGGCCGAGCTGACCAAGGCCCTGGAGGGCATGGGCGGCGCGTTGGGCGGGCTGAGCCAGATGGTCGGCGACGAACCGGCCCCCGAGGCGAAGCGCACCGCCAGCGAGGTCGAGCGGGAGGCCGCCGAGGCGGCCCGGGCGGCGGCCAGCGCGGCCCAGCAGATCCACGACGAGGTACGCGTCGCCGAGGCGCAGGCCACCGGCGGCAACGTGCCGCAGGGGCTGCCCGCACCCGAGCCGGTCTCCCCGGCCAGCCTGGTCAGCGACCCTGCCGACCAGCGCGAACGGGCCTGA
- a CDS encoding transglycosylase domain-containing protein, whose protein sequence is MSYLTIRRRSGPLVVAVAMLERMSSPRTPLTRLLTVLLAGLLAGLVLAVAALPGNLLAGIATKAVLGAFDDLPAALRTPATPQRSYLYANDGKTLLTTFYDVNRTDVPLAEIAPTLRQAIVAAEDRRFYSHGGADLRGMARALVANVTGGGTAQGGSTLTMQYVRNVLKTDPTRTAEERQAATEQTVGRKLQEIRYATELEKTLSKDEILNRYLNIAYFGSGAYGVAAASQRYFGKAPADLTLAESALLAGLVQSPDAYSPIDGDQDAALERRGYVLDSMVATGAITAAQAGVARAEKLTLHPTAQPNGCTAAVTADAGFFCDYLRGWWLEQPAFGATEQEREQALRRGGYTVVTSLDPDVQATAVAEARKVYPADDARALPIAAVEPGTGRVLALAVNREYGVGDGQTVNPLVSGGGSIAGYQAGSTFKLFTMLAALENGRTLSTGFDSPSRLTTRFPAEGPASCDGRWCPANANPARMDGYRMMWDGFGRSVNTYFVWLEEQVGPAKVVEMAQRLGITFRAPADADLAAHDADDWGAFTLGVSATTPLDLANAYATVAAEGTYCAPTPVVSVTAPDGTTVPVGTPACKQVVTPDVARAATDAARCPVGQQSAYGQCNGSTAGGVDRIVGRPVAGKTGSSEQNATETFVGFTPQVAVAGIAANPDDPSDAVGAAVQGEVITAVARTIRTAVDGQPVRDFTAPSRELVGNPQRPTPRPSPRLPSPEPDVPDLLRWLQNRRG, encoded by the coding sequence GTGAGTTACCTGACAATCAGGCGGCGGAGTGGGCCGCTGGTCGTCGCGGTGGCAATGCTGGAGCGCATGTCCTCACCCCGGACGCCGCTGACGCGGCTGCTCACCGTGCTGCTCGCCGGCCTGCTGGCCGGTCTGGTCCTCGCGGTCGCCGCGCTGCCGGGCAACCTGCTCGCCGGAATCGCCACCAAGGCGGTCCTCGGGGCGTTCGACGACCTGCCGGCGGCGCTGCGTACCCCGGCCACCCCGCAGCGCTCCTACCTCTACGCCAACGACGGTAAGACGCTGCTCACCACGTTCTACGACGTCAACCGCACCGACGTGCCGCTCGCCGAGATCGCGCCCACGCTGCGGCAGGCGATCGTCGCGGCCGAGGACCGGCGCTTCTACTCCCACGGCGGGGCCGACCTGCGGGGCATGGCCCGCGCCCTGGTCGCCAACGTCACCGGTGGCGGCACCGCCCAGGGCGGTTCCACGCTGACCATGCAGTACGTGCGCAACGTGCTCAAGACCGACCCCACCCGCACCGCTGAGGAGCGGCAGGCGGCGACCGAGCAGACCGTCGGCCGCAAGCTCCAGGAGATCCGGTACGCCACCGAGCTGGAGAAGACGCTCAGCAAGGACGAGATCCTCAACCGTTACCTCAACATCGCCTACTTCGGCTCGGGGGCGTACGGGGTCGCCGCCGCCAGCCAGCGCTACTTCGGCAAGGCCCCCGCCGACCTGACCCTGGCCGAGTCGGCGCTGCTGGCCGGCCTGGTGCAGTCGCCCGACGCGTACAGTCCGATCGACGGTGACCAGGACGCGGCCCTGGAGCGGCGCGGCTACGTCCTCGACTCGATGGTCGCCACCGGCGCGATCACGGCGGCGCAGGCCGGGGTGGCCCGTGCCGAGAAGCTGACCCTGCACCCCACCGCCCAGCCCAACGGCTGCACCGCCGCGGTCACCGCCGACGCCGGCTTCTTCTGCGACTACCTGCGCGGCTGGTGGCTGGAGCAGCCCGCCTTCGGCGCGACCGAGCAGGAGCGGGAGCAGGCACTGCGCCGGGGCGGGTACACGGTCGTGACCTCGCTCGACCCGGACGTGCAGGCCACCGCCGTCGCCGAGGCCCGGAAGGTCTACCCCGCCGACGACGCCCGCGCCCTGCCGATCGCCGCCGTGGAGCCCGGCACCGGCCGGGTCCTCGCCCTGGCCGTCAACCGGGAGTACGGGGTGGGCGACGGTCAGACCGTCAACCCGCTGGTCTCCGGGGGCGGCAGCATCGCCGGCTACCAGGCCGGCTCGACGTTCAAGCTGTTCACCATGCTGGCCGCGCTGGAGAACGGGCGTACCCTCTCCACCGGTTTCGACTCGCCGAGCCGGCTGACCACCCGCTTCCCCGCCGAGGGGCCGGCCTCCTGCGACGGCCGCTGGTGCCCGGCCAACGCCAACCCGGCCCGGATGGACGGCTACCGGATGATGTGGGACGGCTTCGGCCGCTCGGTGAACACCTACTTCGTCTGGCTGGAGGAGCAGGTCGGGCCGGCCAAGGTGGTGGAGATGGCCCAGCGCCTCGGGATCACCTTCCGGGCGCCGGCCGACGCCGACCTCGCCGCCCACGACGCCGACGACTGGGGGGCGTTCACCCTCGGGGTGTCCGCCACCACCCCGCTCGACCTGGCCAACGCCTACGCGACGGTGGCCGCCGAGGGGACGTACTGTGCGCCGACGCCGGTGGTGTCGGTGACCGCGCCGGACGGCACGACCGTGCCCGTCGGCACGCCGGCCTGCAAGCAGGTGGTGACGCCGGACGTGGCGCGGGCCGCCACCGACGCGGCGCGCTGCCCGGTCGGCCAGCAGTCGGCGTACGGGCAGTGCAACGGCAGCACCGCCGGTGGGGTGGACCGGATCGTCGGTCGCCCGGTGGCCGGCAAGACCGGCAGCTCCGAGCAGAACGCCACCGAGACCTTCGTCGGCTTCACCCCGCAGGTGGCGGTCGCCGGTATCGCCGCCAACCCCGACGACCCGAGCGACGCGGTCGGCGCGGCGGTGCAGGGTGAGGTGATCACCGCGGTCGCCCGGACCATCCGGACCGCGGTCGACGGTCAGCCGGTCCGCGACTTCACCGCCCCCAGCCGGGAGCTGGTCGGCAACCCGCAACGTCCGACGCCCCGGCCGTCCCCCCGCCTGCCGTCCCCGGAGCCCGACGTCCCGGACCTGCTGCGCTGGTTGCAGAACCGCCGGGGCTGA
- a CDS encoding dTMP kinase, with translation MGRGVVVAVVGVDGSGKSTQAKRLVGRLREAGVPAVYLENAGGRPLWNRLAQAVGRRDGVHLFGRRGYPALEATVRWLALARAVAVTRLTGRVGVMDRWTWCQYVIMQARGDRGIRLVRAAYAFFPRPDLACFLAVTPELARRRVLARGIDTEELAHLTALDTGYRALPEFGSFTLIDGNADPATVAGALDRAVATVTGRR, from the coding sequence ATGGGGCGTGGGGTGGTCGTCGCGGTGGTGGGAGTGGACGGGTCGGGGAAGTCGACCCAGGCCAAGCGACTGGTGGGGCGGCTGCGCGAGGCCGGCGTACCAGCGGTCTACCTGGAGAACGCCGGCGGACGGCCACTGTGGAACCGGCTGGCACAGGCGGTGGGCCGGCGCGACGGGGTGCACCTGTTCGGCCGGCGCGGCTACCCGGCGCTGGAGGCGACGGTGCGCTGGCTGGCGCTGGCCCGCGCGGTGGCGGTCACCCGGCTGACCGGGCGGGTCGGGGTGATGGACCGGTGGACCTGGTGCCAGTACGTGATCATGCAGGCCCGGGGCGACCGGGGCATCCGGCTGGTCCGCGCCGCGTACGCCTTCTTTCCCCGGCCGGACCTGGCCTGCTTCCTGGCGGTCACCCCGGAGCTGGCCCGGCGGCGGGTGCTGGCCCGGGGCATCGACACCGAGGAGCTGGCGCACCTGACCGCGTTGGACACCGGCTACCGGGCGCTACCTGAGTTCGGCAGCTTCACCCTGATCGACGGCAATGCCGACCCGGCGACGGTGGCCGGCGCCCTGGACCGCGCGGTCGCCACGGTGACCGGCAGGCGGTAG